One genomic window of Apus apus isolate bApuApu2 chromosome 9, bApuApu2.pri.cur, whole genome shotgun sequence includes the following:
- the OGG1 gene encoding N-glycosylase/DNA lyase isoform X2: protein MVRGDGGRAVSDPPPPKSRGCSRPALHPMKLRDTPSSCPALWRSLPCPPAELRLDLVLSSGQTFRWWESSPGAWTGVLGERVWTLRQERDRLWYTVYGEEEEDGSPARVAQPDGAETDRILRDYFQLDVGLPALYQAWGAADPLFRKVAKDFPGVRVLRQDPVECLLSFICTSNNHISRITAMIERLCCAFGRRLCRLDARPLHAFPSLSALTGADAEPRLRALGFGYRARFVSGSARALAGGLGAEGLRRLRAAPYAEARRVLCALPGVGAKVADCVCLMALDKAEAVPVDTHVWRIARQRYGAALGGRSLTPRAHQEIGDFFRGLWGPRAGWAQAVLFCADLRKGQEPAGSREGARRGRGRDSCGDGLP from the exons ATGGTGAGGGG GGATGGGGGGCGGGCAGTCTCTGACCCACCGCCTCCGAAGAGCAGGGGGTGCAGCCGGCCCGCCCTGCACCCCATGAAGCTGCGGGACACCCCCTCGTCCTGCCCGGCTCTGTGGCggtccctgccctgcccgccggCCGAGCTGCGCCTGGACCTGGTGCTGTCGTCGGGACAGACCTTTCG GTGGTGGGAGAGCAGCCCGGGGGCCTGGACGGGCGTGCTGGGGGAGCGTGTCTGGACGCTGCGGCAGGAGCGGGACCGGCTCTGGTACACGGTGTatggtgaggaagaggaggatgggAGTCCCGCCCGGGTGGCACAGCCGGACGGTGCTGAGACAGACCGGATCCTGCGTGACTACTTCCAGCTGGACGtggggctgccagccctgtACCAGGCCTGGGGGGCAGCCGACCCCCTCTTTCGCAAGGTGGCCAAAGACTTCCCAG GGGTGCGGGTGCTGCGGCAGGACCCCGTCGAGTGCCTCCTCTCCTTCATCTGCACCTCCAACAACCACATCTCCCGCATCACCGCCATGATCGAGCGCCTCTGCTGCGCCTTCGGCCGCCGCCTCTGCCGGCTGGACGCCCGGCCCCTTCAcgccttcccttccctctcagcGCTCACAG GAGCTGACGCCGAGCCCCGGCTGCGGGCGCTGGGCTTCGGCTACCGGGCCCGGTTTGTCAGCGGCAGCGCGCGGGCCCTGGCCGGGGGGCTGGGTGCCGAGGGGCTGCGCCGGCTGCGCGCGGCGCCCTACGCCGAGGCCAGGCGGGTGCTGTGCGCCCTGCCCGGGGTGGGCGCCAAG GTGGCCGACTGCGTCTGTCTGATGGCGCTGGACAAGGCGGAGGCGGTGCCCGTGGACACCCACGTCTGGCGCATTGCGCGGCAGCGCTACGGGGCGGCGCTGGGGGGCAGGAGCCTGACCCCCCGGGCCCACCAGGAGATCG GTGACTTCTTCCGCGGGCTGTGGGGGCCCCGCGCTGGCTGGGCACAGGCG GTCCTCTTCTGTGCTGACCTCCGCAAGGGCCAGGAGCCAGCCGGCAGCCGGGAGGGGGCCCGGAGGGGCCGAGGCCGGGACAGCTGTGGGGATGGTCTCCCCTAG
- the OGG1 gene encoding N-glycosylase/DNA lyase isoform X1, with amino-acid sequence MVRGDGGRAVSDPPPPKSRGCSRPALHPMKLRDTPSSCPALWRSLPCPPAELRLDLVLSSGQTFRWWESSPGAWTGVLGERVWTLRQERDRLWYTVYGEEEEDGSPARVAQPDGAETDRILRDYFQLDVGLPALYQAWGAADPLFRKVAKDFPGEDTTGDGCSSSLASPHHIPLSGVRVLRQDPVECLLSFICTSNNHISRITAMIERLCCAFGRRLCRLDARPLHAFPSLSALTGADAEPRLRALGFGYRARFVSGSARALAGGLGAEGLRRLRAAPYAEARRVLCALPGVGAKVADCVCLMALDKAEAVPVDTHVWRIARQRYGAALGGRSLTPRAHQEIGDFFRGLWGPRAGWAQAVLFCADLRKGQEPAGSREGARRGRGRDSCGDGLP; translated from the exons ATGGTGAGGGG GGATGGGGGGCGGGCAGTCTCTGACCCACCGCCTCCGAAGAGCAGGGGGTGCAGCCGGCCCGCCCTGCACCCCATGAAGCTGCGGGACACCCCCTCGTCCTGCCCGGCTCTGTGGCggtccctgccctgcccgccggCCGAGCTGCGCCTGGACCTGGTGCTGTCGTCGGGACAGACCTTTCG GTGGTGGGAGAGCAGCCCGGGGGCCTGGACGGGCGTGCTGGGGGAGCGTGTCTGGACGCTGCGGCAGGAGCGGGACCGGCTCTGGTACACGGTGTatggtgaggaagaggaggatgggAGTCCCGCCCGGGTGGCACAGCCGGACGGTGCTGAGACAGACCGGATCCTGCGTGACTACTTCCAGCTGGACGtggggctgccagccctgtACCAGGCCTGGGGGGCAGCCGACCCCCTCTTTCGCAAGGTGGCCAAAGACTTCCCAGGTGAGGACACCACAGGGGacggctgcagctccagcctggcctccCCTCACCACATCCCGCTGTCAGGGGTGCGGGTGCTGCGGCAGGACCCCGTCGAGTGCCTCCTCTCCTTCATCTGCACCTCCAACAACCACATCTCCCGCATCACCGCCATGATCGAGCGCCTCTGCTGCGCCTTCGGCCGCCGCCTCTGCCGGCTGGACGCCCGGCCCCTTCAcgccttcccttccctctcagcGCTCACAG GAGCTGACGCCGAGCCCCGGCTGCGGGCGCTGGGCTTCGGCTACCGGGCCCGGTTTGTCAGCGGCAGCGCGCGGGCCCTGGCCGGGGGGCTGGGTGCCGAGGGGCTGCGCCGGCTGCGCGCGGCGCCCTACGCCGAGGCCAGGCGGGTGCTGTGCGCCCTGCCCGGGGTGGGCGCCAAG GTGGCCGACTGCGTCTGTCTGATGGCGCTGGACAAGGCGGAGGCGGTGCCCGTGGACACCCACGTCTGGCGCATTGCGCGGCAGCGCTACGGGGCGGCGCTGGGGGGCAGGAGCCTGACCCCCCGGGCCCACCAGGAGATCG GTGACTTCTTCCGCGGGCTGTGGGGGCCCCGCGCTGGCTGGGCACAGGCG GTCCTCTTCTGTGCTGACCTCCGCAAGGGCCAGGAGCCAGCCGGCAGCCGGGAGGGGGCCCGGAGGGGCCGAGGCCGGGACAGCTGTGGGGATGGTCTCCCCTAG
- the OGG1 gene encoding N-glycosylase/DNA lyase isoform X4 encodes MVRGDGGRAVSDPPPPKSRGCSRPALHPMKLRDTPSSCPALWRSLPCPPAELRLDLVLSSGQTFRWWESSPGAWTGVLGERVWTLRQERDRLWYTVYGEEEEDGSPARVAQPDGAETDRILRDYFQLDVGLPALYQAWGAADPLFRKVAKDFPGVRVLRQDPVECLLSFICTSNNHISRITAMIERLCCAFGRRLCRLDARPLHAFPSLSALTGDFFRGLWGPRAGWAQAVLFCADLRKGQEPAGSREGARRGRGRDSCGDGLP; translated from the exons ATGGTGAGGGG GGATGGGGGGCGGGCAGTCTCTGACCCACCGCCTCCGAAGAGCAGGGGGTGCAGCCGGCCCGCCCTGCACCCCATGAAGCTGCGGGACACCCCCTCGTCCTGCCCGGCTCTGTGGCggtccctgccctgcccgccggCCGAGCTGCGCCTGGACCTGGTGCTGTCGTCGGGACAGACCTTTCG GTGGTGGGAGAGCAGCCCGGGGGCCTGGACGGGCGTGCTGGGGGAGCGTGTCTGGACGCTGCGGCAGGAGCGGGACCGGCTCTGGTACACGGTGTatggtgaggaagaggaggatgggAGTCCCGCCCGGGTGGCACAGCCGGACGGTGCTGAGACAGACCGGATCCTGCGTGACTACTTCCAGCTGGACGtggggctgccagccctgtACCAGGCCTGGGGGGCAGCCGACCCCCTCTTTCGCAAGGTGGCCAAAGACTTCCCAG GGGTGCGGGTGCTGCGGCAGGACCCCGTCGAGTGCCTCCTCTCCTTCATCTGCACCTCCAACAACCACATCTCCCGCATCACCGCCATGATCGAGCGCCTCTGCTGCGCCTTCGGCCGCCGCCTCTGCCGGCTGGACGCCCGGCCCCTTCAcgccttcccttccctctcagcGCTCACAG GTGACTTCTTCCGCGGGCTGTGGGGGCCCCGCGCTGGCTGGGCACAGGCG GTCCTCTTCTGTGCTGACCTCCGCAAGGGCCAGGAGCCAGCCGGCAGCCGGGAGGGGGCCCGGAGGGGCCGAGGCCGGGACAGCTGTGGGGATGGTCTCCCCTAG
- the OGG1 gene encoding N-glycosylase/DNA lyase isoform X3: MKLRDTPSSCPALWRSLPCPPAELRLDLVLSSGQTFRWWESSPGAWTGVLGERVWTLRQERDRLWYTVYGEEEEDGSPARVAQPDGAETDRILRDYFQLDVGLPALYQAWGAADPLFRKVAKDFPGEDTTGDGCSSSLASPHHIPLSGVRVLRQDPVECLLSFICTSNNHISRITAMIERLCCAFGRRLCRLDARPLHAFPSLSALTGADAEPRLRALGFGYRARFVSGSARALAGGLGAEGLRRLRAAPYAEARRVLCALPGVGAKVADCVCLMALDKAEAVPVDTHVWRIARQRYGAALGGRSLTPRAHQEIGDFFRGLWGPRAGWAQAVLFCADLRKGQEPAGSREGARRGRGRDSCGDGLP; the protein is encoded by the exons ATGAAGCTGCGGGACACCCCCTCGTCCTGCCCGGCTCTGTGGCggtccctgccctgcccgccggCCGAGCTGCGCCTGGACCTGGTGCTGTCGTCGGGACAGACCTTTCG GTGGTGGGAGAGCAGCCCGGGGGCCTGGACGGGCGTGCTGGGGGAGCGTGTCTGGACGCTGCGGCAGGAGCGGGACCGGCTCTGGTACACGGTGTatggtgaggaagaggaggatgggAGTCCCGCCCGGGTGGCACAGCCGGACGGTGCTGAGACAGACCGGATCCTGCGTGACTACTTCCAGCTGGACGtggggctgccagccctgtACCAGGCCTGGGGGGCAGCCGACCCCCTCTTTCGCAAGGTGGCCAAAGACTTCCCAGGTGAGGACACCACAGGGGacggctgcagctccagcctggcctccCCTCACCACATCCCGCTGTCAGGGGTGCGGGTGCTGCGGCAGGACCCCGTCGAGTGCCTCCTCTCCTTCATCTGCACCTCCAACAACCACATCTCCCGCATCACCGCCATGATCGAGCGCCTCTGCTGCGCCTTCGGCCGCCGCCTCTGCCGGCTGGACGCCCGGCCCCTTCAcgccttcccttccctctcagcGCTCACAG GAGCTGACGCCGAGCCCCGGCTGCGGGCGCTGGGCTTCGGCTACCGGGCCCGGTTTGTCAGCGGCAGCGCGCGGGCCCTGGCCGGGGGGCTGGGTGCCGAGGGGCTGCGCCGGCTGCGCGCGGCGCCCTACGCCGAGGCCAGGCGGGTGCTGTGCGCCCTGCCCGGGGTGGGCGCCAAG GTGGCCGACTGCGTCTGTCTGATGGCGCTGGACAAGGCGGAGGCGGTGCCCGTGGACACCCACGTCTGGCGCATTGCGCGGCAGCGCTACGGGGCGGCGCTGGGGGGCAGGAGCCTGACCCCCCGGGCCCACCAGGAGATCG GTGACTTCTTCCGCGGGCTGTGGGGGCCCCGCGCTGGCTGGGCACAGGCG GTCCTCTTCTGTGCTGACCTCCGCAAGGGCCAGGAGCCAGCCGGCAGCCGGGAGGGGGCCCGGAGGGGCCGAGGCCGGGACAGCTGTGGGGATGGTCTCCCCTAG
- the BRPF1 gene encoding LOW QUALITY PROTEIN: peregrin (The sequence of the model RefSeq protein was modified relative to this genomic sequence to represent the inferred CDS: deleted 1 base in 1 codon): MGVDFDVKTFCHNLRATKPPYECPVGTCRKIYKSYSGIEYHLYHYDHDNPPPPQHTPLRKHKKKGRQARPANKQSPSPSETSQSPGREVMTYAQAQRMVEVDLHGRVHRISIFDNLDVVSEDEEVPEEVPENGSNKENTETQSVPPKSGKHKNKEKRKDSNHHHHNASAGTTPKLPEVVYRELEQDTPDAPPRPTSYYRYIEKSAEELDEEVEYDMDEEDYIWLDIMNERRKTEGVSPIPQEIFEYLMDRLEKESYFESHNKGDPNALVDEDAVCCICNDGECQNSNVILFCDMCNLAVHQECYGVPYIPEGQWLCRRCLQSPSRAVDCALCPNKGGAFKQTDDGRWAHVVCALWIPEVCFANTVFLEPIDSIEHIPPARWKLTCYICKQRGSGACIQCHKANCYTAFHVTCAQQAGLYMKMEPVREMGANGTSFSVRKTAYCDIHTPPGSVRRLPALSHSEGEEEDEEEEEDGKSWSSEKVKKAKAKSRIKMKKARKILAEKRAAAPVVSVPCIPPHRLSKITNRLTIQRKSQFMQRLHSYWTLKRQSRNGVPLLRRLQTHLQSQRNCDQRDTEDKNWALKEQLKSWQRLRHDLERARLLVELIRKREKLKRETIKVQQVALEMQLTPFLILLRKTLEQLQEKDTGNIFSEPVPLSEVTEIYEVPDYLDHIKKPMDFQTMKQNLEAYRYLNFDDFEEDFNLIINNCLKYNAKDTIFYRAAIRLREQGGAVLRQARRQAEKMGIDFETGMHFPHCVTVEDAQVQDIEDEDVRLLLSENQKHLPLEEQLKILLERLDEVNAGKQSIGRSRRAKMIKKEITVLRRKLAHPRELGRDGLERHGSSARGVLQSHNPCEKDLQTDSAAEESSSQETGKGLGPNSSSTPAHEVGRRTSVLFSKKNPKTAGPPKRPGRPPKNRDSQMAPGHGNSPIGPPQLPIMGSSQRQRKRGRSPRPSSSSDSDSDKSNEDAPMDLPANGFSSGNQPVKKSFLVYRNDCSLPRSSSDSESSSSSSSSAASDRTSTTPSKQGRGKPSFSRVNFPEDSSEDTSGTENESYSVGTGRGVGHGMVRKGMGRGTSWLSEDEDSSLDALDLVWAKCRGYPSYPALIIDPKMPREGMFHHGVPIPVPPLEVLKLGEQMTQEAREHLYLVLFFDNKRTWQWLPRTKLVPLGVNQDLDKEKMLEGRKSNIRKSVQIAYHRAMQHRNKVQGEQSSDSSESD; the protein is encoded by the exons ATGGGCGTAGACTTCGACGTGAAGACCTTCTGCCACAACCTTCGCGCCACCAAACCCCCGTACGAGTGTCCGGTGGGCACCTGCCGGAAGATCTACAAGAGCTACAGCGGGATCGAGTACCACCTCTACCACTATGACCACGAcaacccccccccgccccagcacACCCCCCTGCGCAAGCACAAGAAGAAAGGGCGCCAGGCCCGCCCTGCCAACAAGCAGTCCCCCAGCCCCTCCGAGACCTCCCAGTCGCCAGGCCGTGAGGTGATGACCTACGCCCAAGCCCAGCGGATGGTGGAGGTGGATCTCCACGGCCGCGTCCATCGCATCAGCATCTTCGATAACCTGGACGTGGTGtctgaggatgaggaggtgCCTGAGGAGGTGCCCGAGAACGGGAGCAATAAGGAGAACACAGAGACACAGAGTGTCCCACCGAAATCTGGCAAGCACAAGAACAAGGAGAAGCGCAAGGACTCCAACCACCATCACCACAATGCCTCGGCTGGCACCACTCCCAAGCTCCCCGAGGTGGTGTAccgggagctggagcaggacacCCCCGATGCCCCGCCTCGCCCCACCTCTTACTACAG GTACATCGAGAAGTCAGCGGAGGAGCTGGATGAGGAGGTGGAGTACGACATGGATGAGGAAGATTACATCTGGCTGGACATCATGAATGAGCGGCGGAAGACTGAAGGCGTGAGTCCCATTCCCCAGGAGATCTTCGAGTACCTGATGGACCGGCTGGAGAAGGAATCCTACTTTGAGAGCCACAACAAGGGGGATCCCAACGCCTTGGTGGATGAGGATGCTGTCTGCTGCATCTGCAACGACGGGGAGTGTCAGAACAGCAACGTCATCCTCTTCTGCGACATGTGCAACCTGGCTGTGCATCAGGAGTGCTACGGGGTGCCCTACATCCCGGAGGGACAGTGGCTCTGCCGACGGTGCCTGCAGTCACCCTCGCGAGCTGTGGACTGTGCTCTCTGCCCCAACAAGGGGGGGGCCTTCAAGCAGACAGATGATGGGCGCTGGGCACACGTGGTCTGTGCCCTCTGGATCCCCGAGGTGTGCTTTGCCAACACCGTCTTCCTGGAGCCCATTGACAGCATCGAGCACATCCCGCCTGCCCGCTGGAAGCTGACCTGTTACATTTGCAAGCAGCGTGGCTCCGGGGCTTGCATCCAGTGTCACAAAGCCAACTGCTACACTGCCTTCCACGTCACATGCGCCCAGCAGGCCGGGCTCTACATGAAGATGGAGCCCGTCCGGGAGATGGGGGCCAATGGTACCTCCTTCAGCGTGCGCAAAACTGCCTACTGCGACATCCACACGCCGCCGGGCTCTGTCCGCAGGCTTCCTGCCCTCTCCCACAgcgagggggaggaggaagatgaggaggaggaagaggatgggaagagctggagcTCCGAGAAAGTCAAAAAAGCAAAGGCCAAGTCTCGGATCAAGATGAAGAAGGCGCGGAAGATCCTGGCGGAGAAACGAGCCGCGGCACCTGTGGTTTCTGTGCCCTGCATCCCCCCGCACAG gctcagtAAGATTACAAACCGTTTAACCATCCAGAGGAAGAGCCAGTTCATGCAGAGGCTGCACAGCTACTGGACTCTGAAGAGGCAGTCCCGGAATGGTGTCCCTCTGCTCCGCCGCCTTCAGACACACTTGCAGTCACAAAGAAACTGTGACCAG AGAGACACTGAGGATAAGAACTGGGCcctgaaggagcagctgaagtcATGGCAGCGCCTCCGCCATGACCTAGAGCGGGCACGCTTGCTGGTGGAGCTGATACGCAAGCGGGAGAAGCTCAAGAGAGAGACG ATCAAAGTGCAGCAGGTGGCACTGGAAATGCAGCTGACCcccttcctcatcctcctccGCAAGACACTcgagcagctgcaggagaaagaCACGGGCAACATCTTCAGCGAGCCGGTCCCTCTGTCTGAGGTAACAGAAATCTACGAA GTCCCAGACTACCTGGATCACATCAAGAAGCCGATGGATTTTCAgacaatgaaacaaaacctgGAAGCCTATCGCTATCTGAATTTCGACGACTTTGAGGAGGATTTCAACCTAATTATCAACAACTGTTTGAAATACAATGCCAAAGACACAATCTTCTACCGGGCAGCCATCCGTCTGCGGGAGCAGGGAGGTGCCGTTCTCCGGCAGGCTCGCCGGCAGGCGGAGAAGATGGGCATTGACTTTGAGACAGGCATGCACTTCCCCCACTGCGTGACGGTGGAAGATGCTCAGGTCCAAGACATCGAGGACG AAGACGTGCGGCTGCTGCTCTCAGAGAATCAGAAGCACCTGCCcttggaggagcagctgaagatCCTGCTGGAGCGGCTGGATGAGGTCAACGCTGGCAAGCAGAGCATAGGACGGTCCCGCCGGGCCAAGATGATCAAGAAGGAGATCACTGTCCTGCGGAGGAAGCTGGCTCACCCGCGGGAGCTGGGCCGGGACGGGCTGGAGCGGCACGGCTCCTCTGCCAGGGGAGTCCTGCAGTCACACAACCCCTGCGAGAAGGACCTGCAGACAGACAGCgctgcagaggagagcagcagccaggagacTGGCAAAG GCCTGGGTCCCAATTCTTCTTCCACCCCAGCACATGAAGTTGGCAGGAGGACCTCAGTGCTCTTCTCCAAGAAGAACCCTAAAACTGCCGGTCCTCCAAAACGCCCAGGACGCCCCCCGAAGAATCGAGACAGCCAGATGGCCCCTGGGCACGGGAACAGCCCCATC ggccccccccagctccccatcATGGGCTCCTCCCAGCGCCAGAGGAAGCGGGGGCGAAGCCCACGGCCCAGCTCCAGCTCGGACAGTGACAGTGACAAGTCCAACGAGGACGCTCCCATGG ACCTGCCAGCCAACGGTTTCAGCAGCGGGAACCAGCCGGTGAAGAAGAGCTTCCTGGTGTACCGCAATGACTGCAGCCTGCCCCGCAGCAGCTCCGACTCGgagtccagcagcagcagcagcagcagtgctgcctcGGACCGCACCAG CACAACACCCTCCAAGCAGGGCCGAGGGAAGCCCTCCTTCTCCCGGGTGAACTTCCCAGAGGACAGCAGTGAGGACACCTCAGGAACAGAGAATGAGTCCTACTCCGTGGGCACAGGGCGAGGCGTGGGGCACGGCA TGGTGCGCAAGGGCATGGGGCGCGGCACGAGCTGGCTCTCCGAGGATGAGGATTCCTCCCTGGATGCCCTGGACCTGGTGTGGGCCAAGTGCCGGGGCTACCCCTCCTACCCAGCACTG ATCATCGACCCCAAGATGCCGCGGGAAGGCATGTTCCACCACGGTGTCCCCATCCCCGTGCCACCCCTGGAGGTGCTGAAGCTGGGGGAGCAGATGACTCAGGAAGCGCGCGAGCACCTCTACCTTGTCCTCTTCTTCGACAACAAGCGCACTTG GCAGTGGTTGCCCCGGACAAAGCTGGTGCCGCTGGGCGTGAACCAGGACCTGGACAAGGAGAAGATGCTGGAGGGCCGCAAGTCCAACATCCGCAAGTCGGTGCAGATCGCCTACCACCGCGCCATGCAGCACCGCAACAAGGTGCAGGGCGAGCAGAGCAGCGACTCCAGCGAGAGCGACTGA